gaaaaccttGAACAATAACATTGTGTCCTTAACATTGCTTTATGTACTATAAACTTGCTTTTACTTGATTGATATTCATTaattcaatggaaaataatttgttttccaaatacaACTAAATGACTATAATCTCAAGTATGGATGGGAATTCTTCACCGTCGAGAAagtttttgaatcttttgaagaAAATGATAAAGCAATTCAGCTTGATAAAACAACAAAAGTACGTATTCTTTAATatagcaaaattacaaatttgaattttaacttCTATATGTTGTAATACATTTCTCAACCTGTTCTATTGCCAGGCTTATAGTAGTGATACTTCAAATGAATATAATAGCAACTTATCAAGTGAATAAGGAGGTGATtctacaaagtttcaaaaagttgatGTTCAAAGCGATGTGCAACTCACACCAACATCTGTaatcaaggaaaacaaaaggacaTATTCAGTGACTACTACGAAgtaacaaagaaagaagatacaaaaaacacattaaagttgtctttcaatttatatgaaatattgattaaatagttctttaaatttgggTTTCATTCATTTAATGGATAATTGAGGATGCAAAggatttgatttttcattttaatttaaacttaagtttgatttctatttttcattacGTGATTTATTGTTTCATATCAAGGATAGGAAACTATGAAACTGGAATCCGAATGTATAATCAATGAGgaacagaaaaaaaatagtttacatCTTTATACACAATAGTTTTtccatgcatcgcacgggttagcgactagtaaaaataaaaataaaccttaTCGCCCGTGCGAAGTGTGTGTGATgtgactagtatatatataaaaatttacccAACCTTAAAGCCTGTGTTTTTAGAGtgcccaaaaaaattaagtaaaccTAGCCTAAATCAAAATTAGGTTTTGTGTTTCCATTCTTTGCGCTAGCGTAAATCAAAATTCAGGAATCCAAATCAGCCTCAGACGTTGAAGATCGGACCTTTGTAATCGTCTTTCATCGATCGAACCACTGATGTCTCAACTACTGTTGTCCCAGCGTCTACCGGACGACCTCGTATACGAGATCCTCACTTTGCTACCAGTGAAATCCTTAATCCGATTTAGATGTGTTTCTAAATCTTGGTACTGCACAATCACCGACCGCAATTTCATTATGGCTCAGTTTGACCGATCTAAATCATTATTCAATAACAACAGCAACGACAATAACAATGGTTATATGTTGAATATACCCCCACTTTACAGAAAAGAATTTTGTACGGCTGTTTACAATAGCGACCGCACATTTACCGAGATTTCTAGATTTCAAGCCCCCTGTTATTTCGGTGTTGCTGGCTGCTGTAGGTGCATGTTCTACTTTGTTCATGAATTAGAATATAAAGTAGAAAACGAGAATAACATAATGTATTTTTGGAACCCAAGCATTAGAAAGTTTAAGAAGGTTCAACTTACTCCCTTGAATATTCGTGATGCAGTTGTTTATGGACTTGCGTATCATTATCAAAACAATGACTACAAGATTCTAAGAATTATTTATTATCAACGTAACGTAAAGCCAAAGCCAGCTGAGGCTGAGATTTACACATTGAGTACCGATTCTTGGAGAAAGGTTGTAATATCTGTGGAGTCCTCAAGTGGGTCTAAACCCATTGAGTCAGTTCATTATGAACGTAAGAGGGACCCTtgctttgtattttttaatggaGCCCTACACTGTATAGCACGTTCTCAGGGCCACAAATTCATTATGTATTTTGACGTTAATGATGAGAGATTCCGTGAGATATTGCTGCCTCAAAATTACTTAGATGGACTAATTTCTCAATATTCACAACATCTGTCAGTGTTCAAGGGATTGCTGGCTTTGattgtttttgatggaaataGTAAAATATGCCATATATGGATGATGAAGGAGTATGGTGTGGCAGAGTCTTGGATTAAGAAAAGCGTACCGATGAAAGAAGATTTACGGTTTTTAGGCATAACTTTCAATGGGGAACTTCTGATTCAAAAGTTTAACCCCTTTCGGACGCTTACATTTCACCCTGAGAGTTTAAATGAGGAAATTCTTGAAATtccattttataaatatatgtacACAGATTTTTGGGTGGAAAGCCTACTTTTACTTGATGGGATTTAAATAGATGACTACCTAGGTAGTCAtctatttgaaatttatattgaCAACTCATTATGCTATTAGAAATTTCTgttatttatgtatttgtgaTTTAATGAATCTGGCATTATATcgtgtttcttttctttctgtttgTTCTAGGCCTGCAAGTAATGCTTTGAATGTAGAAAGTATATCTTATTAAACAGAATAGGGTTCCTTTGGGGAGTGGGGACTATGGCTACTATTTGTAAGCTGAATTTGTGTGAGAAATGTTGTGCACGTTCTAGAAGATGGTATGTCACGATGAAACATGTATGTATTGCCAACATAATCTCATTTAATTGGTCATAACTTGATGAGTACTAGTTTTGGAATCAAGTTGACAATTAAGATTTGTATTACCTGTTAACAGTTGATACTTGTAGGTAcccttaattttgattttttcaacACACCATATTTTCATGTATTGCACCCACTCACATATATGCATCTCTGTCAACCACTGAATTCCAGAAGAGTTTCTACTAAATGCGTTGAAATAAACACTAACAGCCTTCTGCTAACATGTAATTGGTTGGCGCCCCTTGGCTCCTGCATCAAACCTAATGGCTTGTTGGTTGTCTAAATTTACCAttcttgtcattttcttttaaatgataAGCTCCTACTATGCTCCTACAAAAGTTTCACAATCTGTTAGTCACTTTATACGACTTAGAAAGCATTTGCAACTTTCACTAGTATCATAGCATCATCCAAAGGATTATGATGTAGGATTTGAATTTCGGAAAGGActttactaatgtgtgccctaagggcacataATAGTAAAccaattttggaaaaagtttatcggaaattgaaaaagttttgacaattttttcaattcctaataaaacttttccaaaaatggATTTGTTAATATGTGTCATAAGGGCACACATTTACCAAACCCTTTTGGAAAATACTTCCTATGAATCACTACATTGGAGGAATTTCTTAATAAGGGATCGtacatgtttgtttttttctattGATGTCAATGGTGAAAGATTCCAAGAGACAATGCCTTTTGGCATTTACTTGCTTGGAATCTGTGGAATGATTTGACAATACCATAGAATTTAAGGGATTGCTGGCTTTGGTTAAATTCAGTGAAGCTGAGAAGGAATTGCAGGGAGTGTGATATGTTGCACATAgggtgaaaaagaagaatgattGTGTTTAGTCTTGGAATTAACAAATGGTACTACCACTTCATCAAGTTGCATGCTTTTTTTTCCTGTACTGGCAATGGCAAACTTCTAATTACTAGGCGTGCAGGCTCATATTGTGTAAACTCTTAGCATTTATATGAGTTCAATCTTGGTACCATAAAGCCTATAATCATGCTGTACTTACACATAAGAGCTCTCTTTACAGAGTTTGGCAACTACAGATTATTTAGAATAAGAAAACTCAGACGATGGTTTAGttacaatatattttaagtCAGCTCGGGTAGA
The sequence above is drawn from the Quercus robur chromosome 7, dhQueRobu3.1, whole genome shotgun sequence genome and encodes:
- the LOC126691407 gene encoding F-box/kelch-repeat protein At3g23880-like — its product is MSQLLLSQRLPDDLVYEILTLLPVKSLIRFRCVSKSWYCTITDRNFIMAQFDRSKSLFNNNSNDNNNGYMLNIPPLYRKEFCTAVYNSDRTFTEISRFQAPCYFGVAGCCRCMFYFVHELEYKVENENNIMYFWNPSIRKFKKVQLTPLNIRDAVVYGLAYHYQNNDYKILRIIYYQRNVKPKPAEAEIYTLSTDSWRKVVISVESSSGSKPIESVHYERKRDPCFVFFNGALHCIARSQGHKFIMYFDVNDERFREILLPQNYLDGLISQYSQHLSVFKGLLALIVFDGNSKICHIWMMKEYGVAESWIKKSVPMKEDLRFLGITFNGELLIQKFNPFRTLTFHPESLNEEILEIPFYKYMYTDFWVESLLLLDGI